One segment of Pyricularia oryzae 70-15 chromosome 3, whole genome shotgun sequence DNA contains the following:
- a CDS encoding 60S ribosomal protein L34-B yields MPNNRVTYRRRNPYNTSSNRTRLIKTPGGDLRILHIKKRGTAPKCGDCGIKLPGVPALRPREYAQISKPKKTVQRAYGGSRCGNCVRDRVVRAFLIEEQKIVKKVLKEQTQGDKKK; encoded by the exons ATGCCCAACAACCGCGTTACCTACCGCCGCCGCAACCC CTACAACACGTCGTCCAACCGGACACGTCTGATCAAGACCCCCGGCGGCGACCTCCGTATCCTTCACATCAAGAAGCGTGGCACTGCCCCCAAGTGCGGTGACTGTGGCATCAAGCTCCCGGGT GTCCCTGCTCTGAGGCCCCGCGAGTACGCTCAGATCTCCAAGCCCAAGAAGACTGTCCAGCGCGCGTACGGTGGCTCAAGATGTGGTAACTGCGTCCGCGACAGGGTTGTCCGTGCTTTCTTGATCGAGGAGCAGAAGATTGTCAAGAAGGTGCTCAAGGAGCAGACCCAGGGCGACAAGAAGAAATAG
- a CDS encoding 40S ribosomal protein S16 produces MSSNKQRVQCFGKKKTATAVAQCVKGQGLIKVNGRPLNLVEPATLRYKVYEPLLVIGLDQVANMDIRVRVTGGGHTSQVYAVRQAIAKSIVAYYQKFVDEHSKNLLKQALTQYDRTLLVADNRRCEPKKFGGPGARSRFQKSYR; encoded by the exons ATGTCGTCAAACAAGCAGAGAGTCCAGTGCTtcggcaagaagaagacggCCACCGCCGTCGCCCAGTGCGTCAAGGGCCAGGGCCTCATCAAGGTCAACGGCCGCCCGCTCAACCTCGTCGAGCCCGCCACTCTTAGATACAAG GTTTACGAGCCTCTTTTGGTCATCGGCCTTGACCAAGTTGCCAACATGGACATCCGTGTCCGCGTCACCGGAGGTGGTCACACTTCGCAGG TCTACGCAGTCCGCCAGGCTATCGCCAAGTCGATCGTGGCCTACTACCAGAAGTTCGTCGATGAGCACAGCAAGAACCTGCTCAAGCAGGCCCTGACACAGTACGACCGTACACTTCTTGTTGCCGACAACCGCCGTTGCGA GCCCAAGAAGTTCGGCGGTCCCGGTGCCCGCTCCAGGTTCCAGAAGTCTTACCGTTAA
- a CDS encoding ELL complex subunit Eap30 codes for MSRKGVGLAAFDRSRLTSAQYATHGSALRTSNAQALQTQLEVFRSLLQQFAQTHAKDIRSDPAFRAQFARMCAAIGIDPLASSSSGKSGGGSVWGQLLGRSVNDFYFGLAVRVVEVCGQTRGENGGLLEVRKVREMIQRSRSEGSAEVTEDDIFRAVGTLKPLGSAYSIIKVGSKPYIRSIPKELNTDQSAVLEAVQVLGYVSISMLMANLRWTRPRSQTAIEDLLSEGMLWVDKQSEEWEYWSPSYMLGPQAESNGE; via the exons ATGTCCCGCAAAGGTGTCGGCCTCGCGGCCTTTGACCGCAGCCGGCTGACATCGGCTCAGTACGCCACCCACGGCTCGGCCCTCCGGACCTCCAACGCGCAGGCCCTGCAGACACAACTCGAGGTTTTCCGGTCCCTGCTGCAGCAGTTCGCCCAGACCCACGCCAAGGATATCCGGTCAGACCCGGCCTTCCGCGCCCAATTCGCCCGCATGTGCGCCGCCATCGGCATCGATCCGCTcgccagctccagctccGGCAAGAGCGGAGGCGGGTCCGTCTGGGGCCAACTGTTGGGGAGGTCGGTGAACGACTTTTACTTTGGGCTCGCCGTGCGCGTGGTCGAGGTCTGTGGCCAGACGAGGGGGGAGAACGGCGGGCTGCTCGAGGTCAGGAAGGTCCGGGAGATGATTCAGCGTAGCAGGAGTGAGGGCTCTGCCGAGGTCACGGA ggacgatatatttcggGCCGTAGGGACACTAAAGCCCCTTGGGTCTGCATACTCCATCATCAAGGTCGGCAGCAAACCCTACATCCGCTCCATCCCCAAGGAGCTGAACACGGATCAGAGTGCCGTGCTTGAGGCGGTGCAAGTGCTCGGCTACGTGAGCATCTCCATGCTCATGGCGAACCTCCGCTGGACCCGACCGAGGTCGCAAACTGCCATCGAAGACCTCCTTAGCGAGGGTATGCTTTGGGTCGACAAGCAGAGTGAGGAATGGGAGTATTGGAGTCCTAGTTATATGCTTGGCCCACAGGCAGAGTCGAACGGAGAGTGA
- a CDS encoding alkaline phosphatase, whose amino-acid sequence MPNVTTPLLADSDRSDNDAGVNRNSRSDQSPSSTHGSFWQTRLREVILFVWAFVATAAVIVLAAWSQHRGQTDGSHSPANAKRNLIFMVSDGMGPASLSLTRSFRQHVNGLPIDDVLTLDRHFWGSSRTRSSNSLVTDSAAGATAFSCGLKSYNGAISTLPDHSPCGTVLEAAKRAGYTTGLVVTTDITDATPACFASHVDYRSQNDEVAAQEVGEGPLGRVVDLMFGGGRCHFLPNTTEGSCRADDVDITKIAREQHGWNYIDSRGGFDALREGHNVDLPTLGLFAPTDIPFEIDRRNQSDIYPSLSEMAKTALRALEKATANTDKGFFLMIEGSRIDHAGHINDPAAQVREVIEYDNAFKAVLDFLERSEDDGLLVATSDHETGGLSVALQEPGHYPVYNWYPEALKRASASCERLTQRLAAHVSSNPDTTASVDGRIKLRNWINETLVYEGLGITNANDLELSALVAQPENALVIFAEMISLRAHVGWSTHGHSAVDVNVYSSGGPAAEKIRGNVENTDIGKFLADYLNLADGVQAITKELNAQRSSKSIKAVPEMVGQEELLGYQAKGLPKNWGSLEGAQLHL is encoded by the exons ATG CCAAACGTAACAACTCCGCTTCTTGCGGACTCGGACCGATCCGACAACGATGCAGGCGTCAACCGCAACTCTCGTTCCGACCAGTCGCCGTCTAGCACCCATGGCAGCTTCTGGCAGACGCGCCTCAGGGAGGTGATTTTGTTCGTCTGGGCCTTTGTCGCCACTGCCGCCGTCATTGTCCTTGCTGCTTGGTCTCAACACCGCGGCCAGACGGACGGTTCGCACTCTCCGGCCAATGCGAAGCGCAACCTCATCTTTATGGTCTCGGATGGCATGGGCCCGGCCTCGCTGTCCTTGACGCGCAGCTTTCGTCAGCATGTCAATGGCCTTCCCATTGACGATGTTCTGACCCTTGACCGTCACTTTTGGGGATCCAGCCGCACTCGCTCCAGCAACAGCCTCGTCACTGACTCGGCAGCCGGCGCTACTGCCTTTTCCTGTGGTCTCAAGAGCTACAACGGCGCAATCTCGACATTGCCCGACCACAGCCCATGTGGCACAGTTCTCGAAGCTGCCAAGCGGGCGGGGTACACCACTGGATTGGTTGTGACCACTGACATCACCGACGCGACGCCTGCCTGCTTTGCTTCGCACGTCGACTACCGTTCACAGAACGATGAGGTTGCCGCTCAGGAGGTTGGCGAGGGTCCATTAGGCCGCGTCGTCGACTTGATGTTTGGCGGTGGCCGCTGCCACTTTCTGCCCAATACCACCGAGGGCAGCTGCCGTGCTGACGATGTCGACATCACCAAGATCGCGCGCGAACAACATGGCTGGAACTACATCGACAGCCGTGGCGGGTTCGACGCGCTCAGGGAGGGCCACAACGTCGACCTCCCTACTCTCGGCCTCTTCGCCCCTACCGATATTCCTTTTGAGATTGATCGCCGGAACCAGTCCGATATCTATCCCAGCCTGAGTGAAATGGCCAAGACGGCGTTGCGCGCCCTGGAGAAGGCCACGGCCAACACGGACAAGGGTTTCTTCCTCATGATCGAGGGCAGCAGGATTGATCATGCCGGGCATATCAACGACCCGGCCGCTCAGGTCCGCGAGGTGATCGAGTACGACAACGCCTTCAAGGCTGTCCTTGACTTCCTGGAGCGCAGCGAAGATGATGGCCTCTTGGTAGCCACAAGCGACCACGAGACGGGTGGGCTCTCTGTTGCCCTGCAGGAGCCTGGCCATTATCCTGTCTACAACTGGTACCCAGAGGCTCTCAAGCGGGCCAGTGCCTCTTGCGAACGGCTGACGCAGAGGCTCGCCGCTCATGTTTCCTCCAACCCCGATACTACAGCCTCTGTCGATGGTCGCATCAAGCTGCGTAACTGGATCAACGAGACGCTAGTCTACGAAGGTCTGGGTATCACCAACGCCAACGACTTGGAGCTGAGTGCCTTGGTTGCGCAACCGGAGAATGCATTGGTCATCTTTGCCGAGATGATCAGCCTCCGTGCTCACGTCGGCTGGTCAACCCACGGGCATTCGGCTGTTGATGTCAACGTCTACAGCTCGGGCGGTCCGGCTGCCGAGAAGATCCGGGGCAATGTGGAGAATACTGATATTGGCAAGTTCCTGGCCGATTATCTTAACCTCGCCGATGGCGTCCAGGCGATCACCAAGGAGTTGAATGCCCAAAGGTCATCAAAGAGCATCAAGGCGGTGCCTGAGATGGTTGGTCAGGAGGAGCTCCTAGGATACCAAGCAAAGGGCCTGCCTAAAAATTGGGGTTCTTTGGAAGGAGCACAGCTTCACCTGTAG
- a CDS encoding dual specificity phosphatase catalytic domain-containing protein — MSGAIEERLAQVLGRTNIAAHARYIIPALLLTMAASAPLLIYKRRSTTAGSSQHAGDENLFPDTDPESTDPPLLQKHSEIKSYQTSHFTYPGVRVFYRRHPKADQLPSTPAPIPLLVFVHGLGGSAAQFTSLLTSLIHVSSCLAIDLPGCGLSEYAPKDWDAYKTEALVELLDTIIHDYRDKTTDQDVVLIGHSMGTALAARLASKTVLNPASISRHVVGLVAICPPSEPPPVKQAGLARKFLSIPTPILDLYRAWDKRGGLESASVSRFIGADASKEAKKLQYRFNCQSRTPVWRRMAYGFLPTYHDGDTHGGFAGREVWKGLKIPVYLVAGRDDHITKPSDAERIREWLSEDVDSTASPRDGPIIVDSAAPLEVPIERPDTRGKSRIEDLTDEDFQRARHRVSLDDLQEDPSTPREGSTEIPTSPLRPRRSVELIILPSPATHALLYAPSTARMLAGLVSDFLSTSISGRLSLGWQLQYLSKEGKWDVKNLAKWKNVEPVSDPIAGIFRAMKTLREVDEIHSPKSFVENWGHSIRDIIDISHDTPVYDPAGLEAGGIRYHKFPSVSKIPPTPEEVEAFIALVDKVRAEQREKLQGDMKAAVAVHCHYGFNRTGFFIVCYLIERVGFSVQAAIDEFARARPKGIRHQHFLDQLFVRYSSLDMKRKQEQ; from the exons ATGTCGGGTGCCATCGAAGAGCGTCTAGCACAAGTGCTTGGGCGCACCAATATTGCCGCGCATGCGCGCTACATTATTCCGGCGTTGCTGCTAACcatggcggcgtcggcgccctTGTTGATATACAAGCGGCGATCAACAACTGCCGGCTCGTCGCAACATGCCGGCGACG AAAATCTCTTTCCAGATACAGACCCTGAAAGCACCGATCCGCCGCTTCTCCAGAAACATTCCGAGATCAAGTCATACCAGACGTCGCACTTTACGTACCCCGGTGTCCGCGTTTTCTACCGACGCCATCCCAAAGCGGATCAGTTACCGTCGACGCCTGCTCCCATACCCCTCCTCGTCTTCGTTCATGGCCTTGGCGGAAGCGCTGCCCAGTTTACCTCGCTTTTGACGAGCTTGATCCACGTCTCGTCATGCTTGGCAATTGACTTGCCCGGCTGTGGTCTATCTGAATATGCGCCCAAAGACTGGGATGCGTACAAGACTGAGGCGCTAGTCGAGCTGCTCGACACTATTATCCATGACTACCGCGACAAAACAACCGATCAAGACGTTGTTTTAATCGGGCATAGCATGGGTACTGCTCTTGCTGCGCGCCTGGCCAGCAAGACAGTTCTCAACCCGGCGTCTATATCTAGACATGTTGTCGGTCTCGTGGCCATATGCCCGCCCTCGGAGCCGCCGCCGGTGAAGCAGGCCGGTCTGGCTCGTAAATTTCTTTCGATCCCCACACCTATTTTGGATTTATACCGCGCTTGGGACAAAAGAGGCGGCTTGGAGAGTGCCAGTGTCTCTAGATTCATCGGCGCTGATGCCAGCAAGGAGGCCAAGAAACTGCAGTATCGTTTCAACTGTCAAAGCAGGACACCTGTATGGCGGCGTATGGCATACGGCTTCCTCCCTACTTACCACGACGGGGACACCCATGGTGGTTTCGCTGGGCGAGAGGTCTGGAAAGGGCTCAAAATCCCAGTCTACTTGGTTGCGGGACGCGACGATCATATCACAAAGCCAAGTGATGCCGAGAGGATCCGTGAATGGCTTTCAGAGGATGTAGATTCGACTGCATCACCTCGAGACGGGCCCATTATCGTGGATAGTGCTGCTCCTTTGGAGGTTCCCATAGAGCGCCCCGATACTCGGGGCAAATCTCGGATCGAAGACCTTACCGACGAAGACTTTCAGCGAGCCCGACATAGAGTCAGCCTGGACGATCTTCAGGAGGACCCCTCGACACCACGTGAAGGGTCCACTGAAATCCCAACGTCGCCATTGCGGCCCAGGAGGTCTGTGGAACTCATTATCTTGCCGTCGCCGGCGACACACGCCCTTCTCTACGCACCGTCAACGGCGCGCATGCTGGCAGGCCTGGTGTCAGATTTTCTAAGCACGAGCATCAGCGGTCGCCTCTCACTCGGCTGGCAGCTCCAATACCTTTCCAAGGAGGGAAAGTGGGACGTCAAGAACTTGGCCAAGTGGAAAAACGTAGAGCCAGTCTCTGACCCGATAGCGGGGATATTCAGGGCTATGAAGACTTTGCGCGAGGTCGATGAGATTCACTCCCCGAAGTCTTTCGTTGAGAATTGGGGCCACAGCATCAGGGACATCATCGACATATCACACGACACGCCGGTCTACGATCCAGCAGGATTAGAGGCAGGCGGCATTCGATACCACAAGTTTCCGTCTGTGTCCAAAATACCGCCTACCCCAGAAGAGGTCGAGGCCTTTATTGCTCTTGTCGACAAGGTCAGGGCGGAACAGCGGGAGAAGCTTCAAGGGGATATGAAGGCTGCGGTTGCTGTACACTGTCACTATGGTTTC AACCGGACAGGATTCTTCATTGTATGCTATCTTATTGAGCGCGTTGGCTTTAGCGTGCAGGCTGCCATTGACGAATTTGCTCGTGCGCGGCCTAAGGGGATTCGCCACCAGCATTTTCTCGATCAGCTCTTTGTGCGCTACTCGTCACTGGAcatgaaaagaaaacaggagCAGTAA